ACTTTATCAAACAATACCTTCATTAATCATTTcttttcttagaaatttaagaTACCTAAAAGCCCTATAGTTCACCTCCTTTTTATAATATGCTTTGCTAGAGCTTCAGTTTGTCAACATCCCATCAGAGCTATAAACCCCAGGCACTTCATTATCTAGAATCCAATATTGTTTAGGTTCATTTGAGGGTAACATGAGTTGGATTGAAATTTTGTGGGTAAAGCAAGAAAGGTTTATACACTTTTGGGttcattttgcaaaaaaaaagttTTTCCCTTCTTTTGATATTGCTAGCCTTCCACCTAGGGTTGACAGTAATGGAAAAGATTTCTGGATTTGGTAATATGAAGCAAATATATCGCAATTCAAAACAGGTACAACTATTGAAGTGTGGAATGATTCTAGCCATTTATCAGATGAGTTATTCTTTTGAAACTAACAACATTTTAAATAGTATAAATTGGACAGAATATTTAATTACTTTATAtaatagataatttttaaaatatttttttaattagttttatattGTTTGCCATAATTTACATTAGCACTCAGTAACACACATGACATTACAAGATGGACATGGCACCAGCTCTGCTTGTAGTTTGTGCTATCAAATTTATTCCTTAACTAACCCTCAGTTTTCGTCaagtgaaaaattattcacaatgtttcttttttcctttatgTCATTAAACCATAACTATAAAATGTATTCCTATACACTATTTGGAATGGCGGTCTGGGGTCTTAGAGAGGGTTATGGGAAGTTTGACAATGAACATGCACTTCCAGCCATGCTAAGTGGAACTATTGTCACTTTGAATATGAGATGCGGTTAAGTAAAAGTCAATGGAGGAATTATTTCTGGAGGCATCGTTAAAAAGATCTGCATTTCTGAAATCCCATGTGCATAGTACTTGACACTGTGTCATCCAATTCtcttttgtaaaaagctaaaATAATGGAGGGCTCTATCTGTCTTGCATCTGCATGCCTTTAGTCCTTATCCTCAACTAGCATTGCCAGAGTTCGCCACAATGAGATACTTGTTAGTTGTTACTTCCTCTTCTCTAGCGTATGCTCACGCTACATTGTACAGCATACATCGAGTTTGCCACAATGAGATACTTGTTAGTTGTTACTTCCTCTTCTCTAGCGTATGCTCATGCTACATTGTACAGCATACATCGTACAAAAAGTTAATCATTGTTGTTCAAGCTTCTGAAATCTGGAAATGGTTGGTAAATGTTGGTGGTGTGAATAGTTGATCACCTTGCTTCAATTTTTCGCTTctcataaatacttttctttgctttactttcTAAATTTAATCTtcatatctttttttttattttgaagatGCAAGATTGTTTTTTCAGGTTGAACAATTACATAAAATATTTAGGTTATGTGGTTCCCCTCCAGAAGAATTTTGGCAAAAGTTGAAGTTGCCTCATGCTACAATTTTCAAACCTCACCATCCCTACAAAAGTACTCTCCATCAGACATTGAGTCACTTACCAAGAACTGTGGTTTGCTTGTTAGAGAATTTTCTCTCTGTTGAACCTTATAAGCGAGGTAGTGCCTCAGCAGCCCTTGACTCAGAGGTGAATATGGTTCCTGTAGCTTTTTACAATACACATCAGCACATCATTTCCCTTTAGCTCCACTATGTGaaggtttgttttgttttgtctCCTTGACAGGGCATTTTTTTTTAAGTGTGCAATTATTCTACCATTTTTAAGCTATATATAAGCTTCATAAATCCGACAAAATAAATAGGTTGAGGTGACATGAATACGTTCAAAGAATGCCATTAGATTCTATTAGTGGACAGTGTGGGAAGAGACTAAGGAAAATATTAGGTATTTgtgataaaaattaattaattaatttgaatattactaGTGGTATAACCTTGCATAAGATAAACCATAAATAGTTGGGATAAATACATTTTGATGATGAATAAAAAGCTTTGTAAGTCTATGAATCAATCTCCATGCTTTTCATTATAAGCCTAAAAGATGCTTCCAAAGTAACTGTTCTTTATTTGCACCATTTAATGAAAAGCAAAAAATGGTACTTTAATTGCATATGTTAGAACCTAATGCTTTGTAGAGACTGAGAACTAAAGTACTTTCTTATTGCTATCAATACACTATTATACACCATATGGAGATAGAAAAAGAATAAAGTGGAGTACTCATTGGAGATCACAAGCCTTAATCAATTTTTTCATTAATTATAAATCTAGTGAAACAGATAAATGCCAACTGCAAACCAATCATATTCTGCAGCAGTGACGACATGGATTTCTTGACAGTAATTACAGGTTCTGGAAGATACTTAAGCTGATACTTTGCTATGTAATCTCTGAAAACAAGCATCTCTTACATGTTCCTTTTTTTTGGTTAAAAACCTTTACCTGGTATTTTGAACTTACCTGAccttctatgttttttttttttgcttttaatATGCATTCAAGTATTTTAGAGAAATGCCTTATGCCTCTGAGCCCTCAAGTTTACCAAAGTACTCGCCTACTAAAGAGATGACCATAAAGAATCAAGAATCACTCAGGTAAACTTTTTCCAATAATTGTGTTCAATATCATTAAGAAGACACTAGAAAGAATTTATTTCGCAGTGTGGTTTCTGCAAAATTATGTTTCTGAAGTCCTTAGGAAAAGGTCATTTATTTCCTCTCAAAACTTATGATACATTGCAAAGATAGAGACTTGTACAAACATTGCAGAAGCACATAAAATTCTTTGACAGTTTATTCTAGGAGCTTTATGGCTATCTTTGGCGAAATTTGCTTTGGCCCTGAAtcttaggttttttttttgtttcactgAACTATTTCTATAAGCTACCTCTGGCTTTTTAAATGCAACTCATCTGCTGAAGCATGTAATGGCTAATTATTAAGCTGCCATCTTTATACTTCTTTTGTCACTTAGGAGGAGAGTTTCTGGTAGTCAAGAATCCATGAGAAAACCATCCGAAGTAGATATCAGAAAGTTAGCAGGTAGCAAAAAGGTAATTCACCTTTTATTGGTATAAAGATTGTTAGTAGATGGAGCTATACTGGTTCCAGATTGGCGAAGAATGATAGTATCCTTCTCATTTCAGGAATTACAACTACATGCTGAAGAAGTCAGCAAACACTATGATCCAGAAGAGCTTCCAAGGCTAGATGGTGAAACCAGACTGTTTGTAGATCTCCAGCCAATGCCATCGATCAAATGTCCAGATGTTCAACACACAAAGCACAACCCTCAACCAGATTTCACTTTTTCAGGGTCATTGTGTGTTTCTTCTTCTAGTGGCTTTTCATGGGCAAGGAGGCTGGAAGAAGACCATGCATATCGTAAATCTCACAGACAATGTAGCTCAAGAAGCAATCTTTCCCACATAAAAGATTCATCTGGTATTGAACATATAAAACAGGAGCTTGAGATTAAGGGTGCAGCAAATAGTGATCTGGTTGGTGGCCAAAAACGCCATGAGTCACAGGAGTTGGCAAAATGCACAATACTGAAAAAGTGTTCACAACAATCAGAACATCCAAAATCACTCGATACCTCTAAAGTATTCCGTTTGCACGACAACTCAGAGGCCTTGCACAAGGGAGATCCATTGTCAATGCAACATAATTATCCGGTGCACAGTCTTGGCAGTGTCTGGCTGCATTTGGTGTTTAGCAGTGTTTGTCTTAACTAATTTATCTTCTTTTGTTGAACTTCAGGGCTTCCACAAAGAAGACAGAGTCGAGTTCTCGGGGCCTTTGCTGCCTCAGACTTGCAAGTTTGAGGAATTCCTACAGAAGCACGAACACCAGATTTGCCAAGAAGTCAGGAGATCGTGGTTCAGAAGAGGTAATATCAAGATCTCAATTTCAACATCTATTATTGAAATCTTTCTGAGTACTTGAGAGAGTTAATAACATAGGGTTAGCTGATTTCCAGTGACAGAgaaaacataagtgaagcttgtttccAAAGCATGCAGAAGAAAAACAAATAATTTGGCTGGAGAAAAATACATTTGACCAACAGACTTAACAACATGAAATGAACTAACCCAATTCTTGGAAGCACGTGATTCACTCAACTCAGTTTCTGTTGCAAACTGAAGCTCGCTCTTCAAGGTTCAAGGAGTTCAAGGTGACAAGCCAAACAAACAAGATTCTTGCTAGTTAAATCTTGGTGCACTGTACCAAGACCTTGAGATTAGGCCAATTCTCTGTAAAGATCGATCTACAGTCACAAATTCCTTGTTGGCACATAAATTTGCACTCATTTCTGCTGCTGTAAAAGATTCATGTATTCTGAAGATCCAGTAGTAAATCAAGCATTCTTTGCCTGTCAAAACTGGTGTGTTCAGTCGTGGTGTTAAAAGCTGATTCCATTCTTATCTTTTATCAGAGAAAAATTTAGTACCTTTTGGGCTTCGGTGTCCATTGGTACGGTCAAAATATATATTGAGTATTGTTTCTATCTGAGATCGCAATGTGGTGTGTCAACAGAAAGCAACTATAAAGAGGGAGCTTTTGGATGTTACAGCGAGAAAGAAAGTGTCGTAGATACTTGCAACACTCCACATATGTTAGAATGGGCGCCAAGACGACTCCGATGTTCAAGTTAACACAGAGGTTAGGGAGAAATAAAGGTTGCAGTCTTGCGTAGTAAAAGAATAGATGGTTGTGTGTGTATATCTGCACTCGTGGGGGTGGACGACTTTATATAGAGTTATTGCTATGTCTTTACGTTATATGTTTTTTTGGGAGAAACGGCTATGTTGTCCACGTCTTTTGATACTTATGTTCTTCAGAAAAAATGGTGTAGCTAGTCACATATGATGTAAGATGGTGTAGCTAGTCACATATGATGTAAGTTCTAACAGAGGGTGCGGACAAGAATTAGAGAAGTCCGTTGATCaagcaagagaagtccaagggggggggggggtctgaATTGAAGGAGTCAATTGACTCAAGTGAATCAAACTAAAGTCAGATGATTGAGCTGAAGGAGTAGGATGACTGAATTAGAGGAGTCATGATCACTTTGATTTTCATGTATTTctgcttgacttttgaccgtatACGGTTTTCATATTCCCCATGTCAAGTATGATCAAGGCGGGAAAAACAAATCATTACTGCAAAAATTATGGAGAATCTATCCACTGATGCATGATAGATCGCGTCATTAAC
This genomic stretch from Zingiber officinale cultivar Zhangliang chromosome 7A, Zo_v1.1, whole genome shotgun sequence harbors:
- the LOC122002155 gene encoding protein IMPAIRED IN BABA-INDUCED STERILITY 1-like; its protein translation is MGCISSKNAVSVPQASDPSGIVRDLRERSDPISASWRGHRGHLSAKQTEKVQPEREEGDGNRLESRENGKVSTDDTGLQNLRLRNLHRYIEGEQVAAGWPSWLSAVAGEAIQGWVPLKADSFEKLEKIGQGTYSSVFKARDLDTGKMVALKKVRFDNFKPESVRFMAREIKILRMLDHPNIMKLEGLIASRLSQVLYLVFEYMEHDLAGLSTSPDIVLSESQVKCYMKQLLSGLEYCHSRNVIHRDIKGANLLINNDGILKVADFGLANLCRPGHKQPLTSRVVTLWYRAPELLLGSTDYEATVDLWSVGCVFAEMFAKRPILRGRTEVEQLHKIFRLCGSPPEEFWQKLKLPHATIFKPHHPYKSTLHQTLSHLPRTVVCLLENFLSVEPYKRGSASAALDSEYFREMPYASEPSSLPKYSPTKEMTIKNQESLRRRVSGSQESMRKPSEVDIRKLAGSKKELQLHAEEVSKHYDPEELPRLDGETRLFVDLQPMPSIKCPDVQHTKHNPQPDFTFSGSLCVSSSSGFSWARRLEEDHAYRKSHRQCSSRSNLSHIKDSSGIEHIKQELEIKGAANSDLVGGQKRHESQELAKCTILKKCSQQSEHPKSLDTSKVFRLHDNSEALHKGDPLSMQHNYPGFHKEDRVEFSGPLLPQTCKFEEFLQKHEHQICQEVRRSWFRRVTEKT